The DNA segment GTTCGGGCTCCGGGGGCTCCGGTTCAGCGGGGGCGGCTTCCGCGACGGGGATGCACTCGCCGGAGGCACAGCCTTCGGCGGAGCCCTCTTCCGGGAACATGCGCTCGTCCACGTCCTCGTCGCCGAGCGGCGGAGGTTCGGGAGGAGCCACGGGCTCCGGCTTGCGCATGTTGGTGATGCGCACGGTGGGCCCGGCTTCGGGCGCGCGAGCGGCGGGCGCGGGCTCCGGGACGGGAGCCGGGGGCTGGGCGCCGCCGTTGCGGAGGAAGGAGAGGGGCCGGGCCGCGGACGGGGGCAGGCCGTCCATGACGACAGCTGGAGCCGGAGGGGCCTCCAGCGCGGGGGCCGCGCCACCGCCATTGCGCAGGAACGACAGCGGACGCGCGGCGGAGGGTGACAGGTCGTCCATCACCACCGGCGCGGGAGGCACGGCGGCGGGCGTCGGAACGGGGCCGCCCGCGGCGCCGCCATTGCGCAGGAAGGAGAGGGGCCGGGCCGCGGAGGGAGACAGGCCCTCCATCAGCGCGGCGGGAGGCGTCCTCGTGGCCACGGCGGAAGCACCGGCCTGGGGCGGCTCCGGTGCACGCGTGACGACCGTGGGCGGTGCGCCGTCATGCGCCGTGGGGGCGCCGCGAGGCTCGAAGGACTGGGGCGCGGGAGTCATACGCGCGGAGGCGTCCTGCGCTCCGAAGGGCCGAGGACTGGCGCCCGCGTAGGCCGCGGGGCTCAGGGCCTCACGTGAATGCCCGTTGGATGCCGGGTGCGCCGACGTGCCCGCTGCGTCGAAGGGGCGAACGGTGGCGCCCGCGTGGGTGGATGGACCCTGCACATCCGTCATGCGCGGCGAAGCGCCGGTGAGCGCGGATCCAGCCTGGGGTTCGGACGGACGTGACGGCGCCCCCGCTTGCACGGAGGCACCCTGTGCTTCGACAGGGCGCGGAGCCGCCGCTACGGGCGCTGGCGCGCGGACTCCGGTCTGGACCTCAGACGCGAAAGTTCGCGGGACCGGAGCGACCTCCCGGCGCTCCGGACGTGTTCTTCGCGGCGCCTTCCGCGCCAAGTCCCGCCGACAGCCGCTCCACTCGGGCCAGCAGGTCGGGAATCGAACCGGCCGGGGACAGCTGGATGGCCTTGAGCAGCGCCATCTCCAGCGCCAGCCGGGGCTGCGCCGCTCGCGACACGTCCCAGATGCAGCCGTGCACGATGTCGAACAGCCGCGACAGCTGCGCGGTGTCCGCCTCCTTCGCGAGCGCCAGGAGCGCCTTCTGCTCGGACTCCGCCAGCTCCGCGGGCGCTTCACCCAGCGACTTCGTCACGAAGAGGTGCCGCAGCTGCAGCGCCAGCTCCTCCGCCAGCCGCTTCAGGTCCAGGCCCCGGTTGAACACCTCGTCCACCCGGCCCAGCACGCGCTTCGCGTCCTTGCGGACCAGCGCCTCCGCGAAGTCCTGCACCACCGTGCGGTCGATGGCGCCCATCGCCTCCGCGACCGCCTCGTCCGTGGGGTTGGGGCCGCACGACGCCAGGATCTGGTCCAGGAGGCTGAGCGCGTCGCGCATGCCGCCTTCGGACTGGCGCACCACCAGCGACAGCGACTGCTCGGAGATGCCCGCGCCCTCCGCCTGGCAGATCTCCTTCAGGCGCTGGAGCATCCGCGCCGCGGAGATGCGCCGGAAGTTGTGGCGCTGGCAGCGCGACAGGATGGTGTCCGGGAGCTTGTGCGCCTCCGTCGTCGCGAAGATGAACTTCACGTGACCGGGCGGCTCCTCCAGCGTCTTCAGGAGCGCGTTGAACGCCGCGCCGGAGAGCATGTGGACTTCGTCGATGATGTAGATCTTGTGGCGGTCGCGCTGCGGCAGGTACTTCGCGTTCTCGCGAATCTCGCGCACGTTCTCGACGCCGTTGTTGGACGCGCCGTCGATCTCCGCCACGTCCACGCTGGTGCCAGCCGTGATTTCAGTGCACGCCCGGCAGGTGCCGCACGGGGTCGCCGTGGGGCCCTGCTCGCAGTTGAGGGCCTTGGCGAGCAGGCGGGCGGCCGTCGTCTTGCCCACCCCTCGAGGGCCACAGAACAGGTACGCATGCGCGACCCGGTCCATCTTGATGGCATTCCCGATGGTCCGGACCACGTGCTCCTGGCCGGTCATGTCATCGAACTTCTGCGGGCGCCATTTGCGGGCGAGGACGAGGTAGCTCATGGGGACAGTCATCTAAACACGGCGGGCCGAATGATCCATGGAACGTCCATTCCGCCCGCCGTGAACCGCACTCCCTGTCAGCGTCCGAGCGCCTGTAGCACCACGTTGGCCGCGTTGTGCCCCGCCGCGCCGATGACGCTGCCCGCCGGGTGGCAGCCCGCGCTGCAGAAGTAGAGCCCCTGCACCGGCGTCTCATAGGGCAGCCGGTCGGTGAACCCCAGCTTGTTGTCCACATGATGGATGTGGCCGCGGGTGATGCCGAAGTGGGATTCAATCTTCGGCGGCGTGAGCGCGAAGTACTCCTGCACCAGGTCGCTGGTGCCGGGCGCGAAGCGGTCGCAGATGGACAGCAGGTGCTTCACGTACCGCGCCTCCTCCTTCTCCCAGGTGGTGCCCTCCAGCTTCTCCGGCACCCACTCCACGAAGAGGGCGGAGTTGTGGTGCCCTTCCGCGTCCTTCAGGGACGGGTCCACCGTGGTGTGCACGTACCACTCGATGGAGGGGAACTCCGCCAGCCGTCCCGCCTTCGCCTCCTTGTAGCCGTGCTCCAGCGCGCCCAGCACGTCGTCCCCCTGGGGCAGCAGGTGGATGGTGGGCCCGAACTGTCCCCGGTCTTCCGGCAGGCACGTGAAGGTGGGCAGGGACTTGAGGCACAGGTTCACCTTCAGCGTGGTGCCCGGCGCGGACAGCCCGTCCACCTTGCGGCGGTAGGCCTCCGGCAGCGCCTTCGTGTCCACCAGCTTCAGCGTGCGGAAGGGGTCCGCGTTGGAGACCACGACCTTCGCGGACAGCTCCTCGCCGCCCTCCAGCACCACGCCCTTCACCACGCCGTTGTCCACGCGCACCGACGCCACCTTCGCGTTCGTGCGCAGCTGGGCGCCGTGCTTGCGCGCAAGCTGCGCGATGCGCTGGGTGACGGTGCCCATGCCGCCTTCGACGATCATCCACGTGCCGCCGCTGCCCGGCAGCCGGCAGAGGTTGTGCACCAGCAGGTTCATGCCCGTGCCCGGCGTGTCGTAGCCGCCGTCCAGGCCGGAGAACGCGTCGGTGACGGCGTACATCGCCTTCACGAAGTCGGACTTGTAGCCGAAGCGCTCCAGGTACTCGCGCGCCGTGCCGCGACACAGCCGGATGAAGTGCTGGCGCAGGGCAGGGCGCACGTAGCGCTCCGCCGTCTCCTCCAGCGACAGGGGCGGCAGGAGCCACGCGGGTGCCAGGTCCTCGCGCAGCGCCCCCAGCTCCGCGTTCATCGCGACGTGGGCGTTCCAGTCCGCCTCGGAGAAGAACTCGCGGAACTGCCGCTCCAGCTCCCGCTCATCCGAGCCGAAGAGCAGATAGCGCTTGTCCAGCGTGGGCAGGAAGTAGTGCGGGTCGCGGCGCTTGAGGGGCAGCTCCAGCTGGAGCTCCTGGAGCAGCTCCGGCGGCATCAGCCCCAGGAGGTACGCGCCCGTGGAGACGCCCAGCTTCGGGGCGGTGCGGAACGGGTACTCCGTCTTGCACGCGCCGCCCACCTGGTCCTTCTCCTCCAGCACGGTGACCGACAGGCCCCGGCGCGCGAGCATCGCCGCCGCGACAAGTCCGTTGTGGCCCGCGCCCACCACGATGACGTCTGGCATGGTCTTCCTCCTTGGGGAAAAGGCCGTTCCTACCCGAGCCGCGGCCTCCCCGACAAACTCCGCGCGTCTTGCGCCGGACGCCGGGTCCAGAAAGAGTCGGCTTTCGCCACGTGAACGCCCCCATCCCCGACGCGCCCGAAGCCCCCGCCACCCCACAGGCCCCGGTGGAACTCCCGGCGTCCGCCGTCCGGATGGAGCTGCCCGGACGCCTCCGCGCGCTGGGGCTCCTCGCGGTGGCCCTGGTGCCGTGCGTCCTGGCGGTGCGCCAGCTGGGCCGCATCCACCCGGACGAGGTGTTCCAGGCGCTGGAGCCCGCGTACTGGCGCGTGCACGGCTACGGCGTGCTGGCCTGGGAGTGGCGCGAGGGCCTGCGCAACTGGGCCGTCCCCGGTGTGCTGGCCGCCTTCCTCAAGGTGGCGCACGGCTTCGGCGTCACCGACCCGCGCGTCTACCGGGGCGTGGTGGCGCTGCCCCAGTTCGCCCTCCACGCCTGGAGCCTGTGGGCCGTGCACCGCTTCGCCGAACGCCGCGCGGGGCCGTGGGGCGCGGCGCTCGCGGTGCTGCTCGTGGGGCTGAGCGCGCCGGTGCTCCTCTTCGCCGGCCGCACCCTGTCGGAGTCCTTCTCCGCGTCCTTCCTCCTGGTGGCCATGGAGGCCCTGGACCGCCCGGACACCGGGCCGGCTTCGCGGGTGCGCCGGGCCGGGCTCCTGGGCGGCGTGGCCCTGGGGCTCGCCGTGGTGACGCGCTACCCGTCCGCCCTCTTCGTGGTGGCCGCGCTCGGGTGGCTGGTGGCCGCCCGGCGGTGGCGCCTGCTCGCCTTCACCTGTGTGGGCGGGGCGGGGGTGGCGGCGGGCCTGGGCCTCCTCGACTGGGGCACCTGGGGCACGCCCTTCCACTCGTTCCTGGCCTACGTGGACTACAACGTCCTCTCCGGGAAGGCCGCCGCCGCGTTCGGCGCCTCGCCGCCGGGCTTCTACTGGGAGCCGCTGCTCCAGGCCGTGCCCCTCTGGGCCTGGGCCGCCGTGCCGCTGTCGCTGGTGCCCCTGCTCCGCTTTCGCGCGCTGTCCCTGCCGCTCACCTGCGCGGCCCTCTACACGGCCGTCCTCCTGACCACGCCGCACAAGGAGGAGCGCTTCCTGTACCCGGGGCTCGTGGTGGCGCTGCTCGCGGCCGCGTCCCAGCTGGCCGTGTCCATCGCCGCGCTTCCCCGGCCGGGCCTGCGGGGCGCGGGGGCGGTGCTCGCGCTGTCCCTGGGCTTCGTGCACGGGCAGGGCTTCCCGTCCAACGACCTCCGCGCGGACCAGTTCCGCGCCATCGTCCGGGCCACGCGGGGGGACGCGACGGGGCTGCTCATCGTCAACGAGGGGCTGTGGGGCTCCGGGGGCTATTTCTACATCGGCCGGAACATCCCCTGGCGCACCTGCGACTGGCCCCAGGACGCGGCCTTCCAGGCCTCCATCCGCGACCGCGCCTTCAACCGCGCCGTCACCTTCGAGGGCCGGGCCCTGGAAGAGCTCCAGGCCGCCGGCTTCCGCGTTGTCCGCCAGGTGGGGCGAGAGACCATCCTCGCCCGCGACTGAAGCCGAAGCGGCCGGGCAGGGGAGGGATGGCCCGCAAAGCCGAAGCGCCGGCATCCCCGGAGGGATGTCGGCGCTTGCGGTGAAACAGAACGGCCGGGACACACGCGGAAGTACGCTACCGTTGCTTCCTTCCGGACCTGGCGGGGTTCGCGCCCCCACGTTGTCCCGACCACAAAATCCGTGCTGCTACAGCGAAAATAACAACGGAGAGGGTGGGATTCGAACCCACGATACCCTTTCAGATATACACGCGTTCCAGGCGTGCGCCTTCAACCGCTCGGCCACCTCTCCAGAGACTTTGGAGCGGAGAGCGTAGGATTCGAACCTACGGTACCGTTGCCGGTACGCCTGATTTCGAGTCAGGTGCCTTCGACCACTCGGCCAGCTCTCCAGAATATTCAGTTTTCACGTCGCTTCGCGCGCAAGCGCTCGAAGAACGTCTTGAGAAGCTGGCGACTGTCTTCCGCCAGGATACCGCTCGTCACCTGGAGCCGGTGGTTGTGCCGGGGCTCTTCCACCAGGTTGTACAGCGAGCCGACCGCGCCCGCTTTCGGGTCCATCGTACCAAAGACGAGTCGGGTGACACGAGACTGTACCAGCGCACCGGCGCACATCGCGCACGGTTCCAGCGTCACGTAGAGGGTCACCCCGGAGAGTCGCCACGCATCACGCGCTCTGGCGGCGGCGGCCAGGGCAATCATCTCGGCGTGGGCGAAGGGGTTCCGGTCGCATTCGCGGCGGTTGTAGCCCGTGCCCACGACGTTTCCGTCCAGCACCGCCACCGCACCCACCGGTACTTCCCCGAGTGAAGCTGCTTCCCGCGCGAGCTCAAGAGCCTGCTGCATGAAAGCGATGTCGTCACTCATGATGTGCGCGCCTGAAAGAAGAAGTGGCGCTCCCTGGAGGATTCGAACCTCCGGCCTTCGGATTCGTAGTCCGACGCTCTATCCAGCTGAGCTAAGGGAGCATTTCTTCCGGCTGCTGCTTTACATCAAGTGGCGGAGAGAGAGGGATTCGAACCCTCGATACCCTTTCGAGTATGCAGGTTTAGCAAACCTGTGCCTTCAGCCTCTCGGCCATCTCTCCAACTCTTCTCTGTCAAAGAACCACGAAACTCAAGCTCAAAATCGGAGGCGGTAGGATTCGAACCTACGGAAGGCTTTCACCTTCTGCGGTTTTCAAGACCGCTGCCTTCAACCGCTCGGCCACGCCTCCACAGCAGGTGCCGCTCGGTTCCCGGCGGGCCAACCGCGCCCGTGGGGCCGCCCTTCTACATCATTTCTTCCCTGTGGCAAGAGGGTTGTTGGCCCCTTTTCACGTCAGGGGCCCTCGGCACCTGACTACAGGGGGCGAAGTTCCTTCAACCCGCCCATGTACGGCACCAACGCCTCCGGGATGGCGACGCTTCCGTCCTCCCGCTGGTAGTTCTCCAGGATGGCGATGCTCGTGCGCCCCACGGCCAGCCCGCTGCCGTTGAGGGTGTGCACCATCTGGGGCTTGTCCCCCTTCTGGGCGCGGAAGCGGATCTTCGCGCGGCGGGCCTGGAAGTCGCCGCAGTCCGAGCAGGACGAAATCTCCCGGTACGCGCCCTGGCCCGGCAGCCAGACCTCGATGTCGTACGTCTTGCGCGCGCCGAAGCCCATGTCGCCGGTGCACAGCAGCATCACGCGGTGGTGCAGCCCCAGCCGGCGGAGGATGTCGCACGCGTCGTCCGTCATGGCCTCCAGCTCCTCCAGGCTCTTCTCCGGAGGGGCGAACTTCACGAGCTCCACCTTGTGGAATTGGTGCTGGCGGATGAGGCCGCGCGTGTCGCGCCCCGCGGCGCCGGCCTCCGCGCGGAAGCACGGGCTGAAGGCGCAGTAGCGGATGGGCAGCTGCTCACCCTCCAGGATTTCGTCCGCGTGGTAGTTCGTCACGGGGACTTCCGCGGTGGGGATGAGGAAGCGCTCGGGTTCGCCGGACGTCTTGAAGGCGTCGTCCTCGAACTTGGGCAGCTGGCCGGTGCCCATCATCGTCTCGCGCAGCACGAGATAGGGCGGCAGCAGCTCCGTGTAGCCCTTGGACGTGTGCACGTCGATCATGAACGTGACGAGCGCGCGCTCCAGCCGGGCCAGGGCGCCCTTGTAGAATGTGAAGCGGCTGCCGGACACCTTCGCGGCGCGCTCGAAGTCGAGCATGCCCAGCGACTCGCCCAGCTCGAAGTGCTGCTTCGGCGTGAAGAGCAGGTTGGGCTTCTCACCCCAGGCCTTCACCTGGACGTTCTCGTCCGCGCTCGCGCCCACCGGGACGGATTCGTGGGGCACGTTGGGGATGAGCAGCAGGATGCGGTTGAGCTCCTCCTCCACTTCCTTGAGGCGGGCCTCCTTCTCCTTGATCTCCTGGGAGACGCCGCGCAGGTCGCCGCGCAGCTTCTCCATGGCGGCCGGGTCCTCCTTGGCCTTGCGCTTCATCTCCTCGTTGGCGGCGTTGCGGCGCGCGGCCAGCGCTTCCATGGAGACGTAGAGGTCGCGGCGCTCCAGGAAGAGCGCCTGGAAGGGGCCGAGGTCCAGGCTGCCGCCCCGCGTCTTCAGTCGGGCGACGACCGCATCGAAGTTCTGCGCAACGTTCCGGAGGTCCAGCATAGGGGCACGCCTTGTAGTCATCCCGGGCGTGGGCCGGCAAGGCTCACCACGCGCCGGGTGCTCAGGGCCGGACGCCCGGAGGGGTTGGGTCAGTGTTCGAGGTCGTAGATTTCGTCCTCGATGTCCTTCTTGTCCGCCGCGTCCGGCTTCTTCACCAGGTACTCCTTGAAGGCCGTGATGGCGTCCTTGCGCTTGTTGCGCTCCTTGTAGGCGAAGCCCAGGTAGTAGAAGGGCTGCGGGTTCTCCGGCTCGGCGGTGGTGGCCTTCTTGTACCAGTCGATGGCCTTCGCGTGCTGGGCCTGCTCCGTGTAGGCGCGCGCGACCTTGTAGTAGACGTACGTGAGCTTCGGATCCGCCTTGAGCGCCGCCTGGTAGCGGCGGACGGCGTCGTCCCAGCGCGCGGCGTTGAAGAGCACGTCACCCATGGCGCCCATCACCCGCGTGCGCTGCGGATCCGCCTTGAGGGCCGCCTCGAAGGAGGCGATGGCGCTGTCGAAGTCGGCGCGCTCCAGGTAGGCGTGGCCCAGGGCCTCGTGCGCGTCCGCGTAGTTGGGGTCCAGCGTCACGGCGGCCTGCCACTGCTCGATGGCGTCCGGCAGCCGCTTCGCGTCGCGCAGGATGACGCCGTAGGCGTACTTGTAGTCCGCGCGCTTGGGGGCGCGGTCCACGGCGGTCTTCATGCTGTCGAGCGCCTGGGTGTACTCCGAGCGCTTCGCGCGCACGAGGCCCAGGTAGTAGAGCGCCTCGTGGTTGGACGGCTCGTTGCGCAGCGCGAGGCCCAGGTTGCTCTCCGCGCCGGCCAGGTCGCCCTTCTCCAGGAGCACCGCGCCCAGGGTGATGGGCGTGGTGGTGGAGCGGGGGTCCTCCGCCTTGGCCTTCTCCAGCTCCGTCACGGCCTCGTCCAGCCGGTGCAACCGCCACAGCACGAGCCCGCGCTGCAGCCGGCCGTCCTTCAGCAGGTGCGGATCCAGCTCCAGGGCGCGGTTGGCCTCCGTCTCCGCGCGGGCCGTGTCGCCATTGAGCAGCGACACGCGCGACAGGCCCAGGTGGGCGTCCGCCAGGTTGGGATCCAGCTGCACGGCGCGGTCGAACTCCTGCTGCGCGAGCAGGCTGTTGTTCTCCGCGAGCGCCAGCTCACCCAGGCCCGCGTGCACGCCCGCGTGCTCCGGCGCCTGCTGCGCGGCGGCCTCCAGGAGCCCGCGCGCGTCCGCGTTGCGGTGCTGCCGCAGGTACAGGCGGCCCAGGTACAGGCCCGCGTCCACCAGCTTCGGGTCGGCGGCGGTGGCGCGCTTGAAATGGCCCTCCGCCTCCACGGGCTTGTCGAGCGCGTCCTCGATGCGGCCGTAGAGGTACGCGATGCGCGCCTCGTTGGGGAAGCTCTTGCTGGCGGCCTCCACGGCGGTGAGCGCGTCCTGCATCTTGCCCGTCATCACCAGCGCGGTGATGTGGCCGTCCACGAACTCCAGGCTGCCGCTGTCCTCCGTCGCGAGCGAGGCGAAGAGCGGCAGGGCGCCGTCGTAGGCGCGCTGCGAGCGCAGCACCTGGGCGAGCTGGGCCTTGATGAAGGCGGAGTCCGGGTTGTCCTTGTAGGCCGCCTGCAGCTCGGCTTCCGCTTCCTTGGGCTTGAACTGCTGGAAGAGGGCCACGCCCTTGAGGCCGCGGGCGCGGGCGCGCTCGGCGGGCCCCAGCGCGTCCTGGAGCTTCAGGGCGCTCTCCACGGCCTGGGCGCCCTGCTCGATGTTCGACTTGCGCACGAGCAGCTCCACCGCGGCCAGCTCCACCGCGGAGGCGGCGTGCTGCGGATCCGCGGCGAGCGCGTCCGCGTAGGCCTTGGCGGCCTCGTCGGCCTTGCCCTGCGCCTGGTACAGGTTGCCCAGCGCGTGGTGGGCCTTGGCGGACTTGGGGTCCTTCTCCAGCACCTTCGTCAGCGTGGCGACGGCGTTGGGGATGTCCTTCTGCTGCGCGTAGGCCTCCGCCAGGAGGAACGCGAGCTCCAGGTCGCCCTGGTTGTCCTCGCGGGTGGAGGCGTCCTGCAGGCGGGCCTGCGCCTCCGCGCCCTTGCGCTGGGTGAGCGCGATGGCGGCGGCGGTCTTGATGACCTCCACGTTCTTCTCACCCAGCAGCTCGATGGCCTCCATGTGCGTGGTGCACGCGGTGAGGTCGGAGCGGTCTCCGTCCGCGTAGCGGCGCTGCAGGTAGGCCACGGACTGGCACCAGAGGGCGCGGACCTCCGGGTACTCCTTGGAGGCCAGCACCTGGGCGCTCTTCTTTCGCGCGTCCTTGTAGCTGGCGTAGGTGTCCGACAGCAGGTCCTTGCGCGCCTCCTCGACGAGCTTCGCCTCGGAGGAGCCGGCGGACACGCGGGCCGGGAAGAACTTGTGGCGGCCGAAGGCGCCGTAGCGGCCGGCCTCGAAGCTGGCGCCGGTGCCCAGCACGAGCACCGACACGCCCGCGGCGATGAAGACGGGCAGGCGCTTCTTCCACTTGGCCTCGGCGGCGCTGCGGTCCACGACGGACACCGCGGCCATGCGGCCTTCGTAGAGCTGGCGCAGCCGCTCCATGCTGGCCTGGGGGTTGGCCGGATCCGCGGCGCCCGCCGTCTCCGGCGCCGGCGCGCCCGGCGCGGCCGCGAGGGGCACGGCCTTGGACGGGCCCTCCATCAGCCGCTGGATGGCGGCGGCGAAGACGGGCACCGTGCCGATGGCGGACCACGCCTCCGAGTCTGGCGAGACGTCCTCGTTGCCCAGGAGCTGGCCGTCCTCGAGCATCTTGACGATGACGCCCTCTTCGAACGGGCCGAACATCTTCCCGGAGCGGCGGCGCACGTGGAAGCGCTTCACCGGCGCGCGGCTGCCGGCCTCCTTGCCGGCGCTGTCGTCGATGAAGCTGAGCATCTCCAGGCCGTCCGTGGGGCCCGCGGCGGGCGGGGGCGGCAGCGGCGCGGAGAGGTCCGCTTCCAGGTCATCCACGGGCGCGGCGGTGGGGTCGAACTCCAGCGCGTCCGGCAGGCCCGTGGCGGCCGAGGCCGGGACGGGCGAGGGGTCGCCGAAGTCCACGTCGCCGAAGTCCGTCGCGGGGTTGACGCGGGCCTGGGGCACGGCCGGAGCCGGGTCGCCGAAGTCCAACTGGAAGTCCGGAGCGGGCGGCGCGGCCGGAGGGGGCGACGTGAAGTCCACGGCGAACGGATCATCCGTGGGCACGGGGGCCTGGCCGTACGCGGGGGCCTGGCCGTACGCGGGGGCGGGCGGCTCCGCGAAGTCGAAGGACACGGGCGAGGGCGCGGCGGGGGACGGCAGGTCCGAGAAGTCCATCGCCTGGGGCGAGGCGGGCGAGGGCAGGTCGGAGTAGTCCAGGCCGGGCGCGGGCGGCAGGGCGAAGGGGTCCTCGCTCGCGGAGGGCAGCCCGCCCAGGTCGTAGGACGGCGCGGAGGGCGGCGGGGGCAGGGCGAACGGGTCCGCGACGGGGGCCGGGGCCGCGTAGGCGGAGGGCGGCGGGAGGCCGAACGGATCCGCCTCGGGTTCGGCGGAGGGCGGGGCCAGGGCGAACGGATCCTCCGGCGGGGGCTCGCCGTAGCCGTAGGTCTGCGGATGGGCGCGCGACGCCGCCGGGCCGTGGGCGTTGGCCGGGTCGTTGATGTCGAAGGTGAAGGCGTCCTCGGGCGCGGCCTGCGCGGGGGCGGGCAGGTTGCCGTCGTCCGCGAAGTCGAAGTCGGGCGTGCCGAAGTCGG comes from the Corallococcus caeni genome and includes:
- a CDS encoding DNA polymerase III subunit gamma/tau, whose amino-acid sequence is MTPAPQSFEPRGAPTAHDGAPPTVVTRAPEPPQAGASAVATRTPPAALMEGLSPSAARPLSFLRNGGAAGGPVPTPAAVPPAPVVMDDLSPSAARPLSFLRNGGGAAPALEAPPAPAVVMDGLPPSAARPLSFLRNGGAQPPAPVPEPAPAARAPEAGPTVRITNMRKPEPVAPPEPPPLGDEDVDERMFPEEGSAEGCASGECIPVAEAAPAEPEPPEPEPPPAMAPVATSRDNPNRSLPERWRAAVETVKAASVRHGTALANGRLQSMKAGEIVLGYPPSAAFHKAAVTAPAGKAAVDSALASHFGRAVKLTIMDVPQTQDVLPGGMGLSLSEQDTQSRATHEKSTEGKVRSHAAVRSILKMLGGEIEHIQVYEPERPAANLPDVPAAPDD
- the dnaX gene encoding DNA polymerase III subunit gamma/tau; the encoded protein is MSYLVLARKWRPQKFDDMTGQEHVVRTIGNAIKMDRVAHAYLFCGPRGVGKTTAARLLAKALNCEQGPTATPCGTCRACTEITAGTSVDVAEIDGASNNGVENVREIRENAKYLPQRDRHKIYIIDEVHMLSGAAFNALLKTLEEPPGHVKFIFATTEAHKLPDTILSRCQRHNFRRISAARMLQRLKEICQAEGAGISEQSLSLVVRQSEGGMRDALSLLDQILASCGPNPTDEAVAEAMGAIDRTVVQDFAEALVRKDAKRVLGRVDEVFNRGLDLKRLAEELALQLRHLFVTKSLGEAPAELAESEQKALLALAKEADTAQLSRLFDIVHGCIWDVSRAAQPRLALEMALLKAIQLSPAGSIPDLLARVERLSAGLGAEGAAKNTSGAPGGRSGPANFRV
- a CDS encoding phytoene desaturase family protein — its product is MPDVIVVGAGHNGLVAAAMLARRGLSVTVLEEKDQVGGACKTEYPFRTAPKLGVSTGAYLLGLMPPELLQELQLELPLKRRDPHYFLPTLDKRYLLFGSDERELERQFREFFSEADWNAHVAMNAELGALREDLAPAWLLPPLSLEETAERYVRPALRQHFIRLCRGTAREYLERFGYKSDFVKAMYAVTDAFSGLDGGYDTPGTGMNLLVHNLCRLPGSGGTWMIVEGGMGTVTQRIAQLARKHGAQLRTNAKVASVRVDNGVVKGVVLEGGEELSAKVVVSNADPFRTLKLVDTKALPEAYRRKVDGLSAPGTTLKVNLCLKSLPTFTCLPEDRGQFGPTIHLLPQGDDVLGALEHGYKEAKAGRLAEFPSIEWYVHTTVDPSLKDAEGHHNSALFVEWVPEKLEGTTWEKEEARYVKHLLSICDRFAPGTSDLVQEYFALTPPKIESHFGITRGHIHHVDNKLGFTDRLPYETPVQGLYFCSAGCHPAGSVIGAAGHNAANVVLQALGR
- a CDS encoding glycosyltransferase family 39 protein; amino-acid sequence: MNAPIPDAPEAPATPQAPVELPASAVRMELPGRLRALGLLAVALVPCVLAVRQLGRIHPDEVFQALEPAYWRVHGYGVLAWEWREGLRNWAVPGVLAAFLKVAHGFGVTDPRVYRGVVALPQFALHAWSLWAVHRFAERRAGPWGAALAVLLVGLSAPVLLFAGRTLSESFSASFLLVAMEALDRPDTGPASRVRRAGLLGGVALGLAVVTRYPSALFVVAALGWLVAARRWRLLAFTCVGGAGVAAGLGLLDWGTWGTPFHSFLAYVDYNVLSGKAAAAFGASPPGFYWEPLLQAVPLWAWAAVPLSLVPLLRFRALSLPLTCAALYTAVLLTTPHKEERFLYPGLVVALLAAASQLAVSIAALPRPGLRGAGAVLALSLGFVHGQGFPSNDLRADQFRAIVRATRGDATGLLIVNEGLWGSGGYFYIGRNIPWRTCDWPQDAAFQASIRDRAFNRAVTFEGRALEELQAAGFRVVRQVGRETILARD
- the tadA gene encoding tRNA adenosine(34) deaminase TadA, whose amino-acid sequence is MSDDIAFMQQALELAREAASLGEVPVGAVAVLDGNVVGTGYNRRECDRNPFAHAEMIALAAAARARDAWRLSGVTLYVTLEPCAMCAGALVQSRVTRLVFGTMDPKAGAVGSLYNLVEEPRHNHRLQVTSGILAEDSRQLLKTFFERLRAKRREN
- the serS gene encoding serine--tRNA ligase; its protein translation is MLDLRNVAQNFDAVVARLKTRGGSLDLGPFQALFLERRDLYVSMEALAARRNAANEEMKRKAKEDPAAMEKLRGDLRGVSQEIKEKEARLKEVEEELNRILLLIPNVPHESVPVGASADENVQVKAWGEKPNLLFTPKQHFELGESLGMLDFERAAKVSGSRFTFYKGALARLERALVTFMIDVHTSKGYTELLPPYLVLRETMMGTGQLPKFEDDAFKTSGEPERFLIPTAEVPVTNYHADEILEGEQLPIRYCAFSPCFRAEAGAAGRDTRGLIRQHQFHKVELVKFAPPEKSLEELEAMTDDACDILRRLGLHHRVMLLCTGDMGFGARKTYDIEVWLPGQGAYREISSCSDCGDFQARRAKIRFRAQKGDKPQMVHTLNGSGLAVGRTSIAILENYQREDGSVAIPEALVPYMGGLKELRPL